From a region of the Dehalococcoidia bacterium genome:
- a CDS encoding acyl-CoA dehydrogenase family protein, translating to MDFRFTPQQEAFRQEIRSWLAQELTPEMRQQYVAAGGEGFSREFSRKLGQKGWIGLAWPKEYGGQALGYIERTIYLEEMLLAAAPIAYHHFADRQMGPSIMMFGTEEQKRFFLPRIVRGECGFCIGYSEPSSGSDLASVQTRAVQDGDDYIINGSKIWTSYAHLQDYIWLATRTNPDAPKHRGISVFIVDMKTPGVTVRPIINMAGVHSFNQVFFDNVRVPKTAMVGEKDRGWYVVASNLDFERSGIERIAQYRPLWEQVLAFAREQKVNGKPLTSDPRIRNRLAEIEVEYQVGRWLAYYTAWVQSRGIVPNKEASIIKVFGAEWNQRMLQTAMEVLGLYGQLTTQSKWAPLAGRVQRAWLAGFSVSIAGGTNEVQRNIIALRGLGLPRG from the coding sequence ATGGACTTCCGCTTCACCCCCCAGCAGGAGGCTTTTCGGCAAGAAATTCGCTCCTGGCTTGCCCAGGAACTGACCCCCGAGATGCGCCAGCAGTATGTGGCCGCAGGCGGGGAGGGCTTCTCCCGAGAGTTCTCCCGCAAACTGGGGCAGAAGGGGTGGATCGGCCTGGCCTGGCCCAAAGAGTACGGGGGCCAGGCTTTGGGCTACATTGAGCGCACCATCTACCTTGAGGAGATGCTTTTGGCAGCCGCACCCATCGCTTACCACCACTTCGCCGACCGCCAGATGGGGCCGAGCATCATGATGTTCGGCACCGAGGAGCAGAAGCGGTTCTTCCTGCCCCGCATCGTGCGGGGGGAGTGTGGCTTCTGCATCGGCTACAGCGAGCCCAGCTCGGGATCTGACCTGGCCTCTGTGCAGACCCGCGCCGTGCAAGATGGCGACGATTACATCATCAACGGCTCTAAAATCTGGACCTCCTACGCCCACCTGCAGGATTACATTTGGCTGGCCACCCGCACCAATCCCGACGCCCCCAAGCATCGGGGCATCAGCGTCTTCATCGTGGACATGAAGACGCCTGGTGTGACGGTGCGCCCCATCATCAACATGGCCGGCGTCCACTCCTTCAACCAGGTGTTTTTTGACAATGTGCGGGTGCCCAAAACGGCCATGGTGGGGGAGAAGGACCGGGGCTGGTATGTGGTGGCCAGCAACCTGGACTTTGAACGTTCGGGGATAGAGCGCATCGCCCAGTATCGCCCCCTGTGGGAGCAGGTGTTGGCCTTCGCTCGCGAGCAGAAGGTCAACGGTAAGCCCCTCACCAGCGACCCCCGTATCCGCAACCGCCTGGCTGAGATAGAGGTGGAGTATCAGGTCGGGCGGTGGCTCGCCTACTATACCGCCTGGGTGCAGAGCAGGGGGATCGTTCCCAATAAAGAGGCGTCCATCATCAAGGTGTTCGGGGCGGAATGGAACCAACGCATGCTCCAAACGGCGATGGAGGTGCTGGGCCTATACGGGCAGTTGACCACCCAGAGCAAGTGGGCACCCTTGGCAGGGCGGGTGCAGAGGGCGTGGTTGGCCGGCTTCTCGGTTAGCATCGCCGGGGGCACTAACGAGGTTCAGCGCAACATCATCGCCCTGCGGGGACTGGGCCTGCCCAGGGGGTA
- a CDS encoding aryldialkylphosphatase, whose protein sequence is MPPPSTGKVQTVLGPVAPEAIGPTLTHEHLFIDFGVVFQPPAEASQLALAYAPVSLENLGWVRLHWNSNLDNLRLWDEETAIAEARRFQRAGGSCIVDATIVGLGRDPLALARVARATGLHIVMGTGYYVAAAHPSDMDARTEASLAEEMVRDITAGVGDTGVKAGIIGEIGCSWPLHPRERMVLRAAARAQRRTGASLLIHPGRAEEAPWEILQVLQEAGADLTRVVMGHLDRTVFHRSTLLRIAQTGCVLEWDLFGQETWHYPLNPAVDMPSDAQRLETIRWCVSQGLGERIVIAHDICTKHRLARYGGHGYGYILEHIVPTMRRRGFTEEQIETILVHTPRRLLTLAEPRE, encoded by the coding sequence ATGCCACCCCCCTCCACCGGCAAGGTGCAAACCGTTCTTGGCCCTGTGGCGCCCGAGGCTATCGGCCCCACCCTCACCCACGAGCACCTATTCATTGACTTCGGCGTGGTGTTCCAGCCCCCTGCTGAAGCGTCCCAGTTGGCCCTGGCCTATGCCCCGGTGTCCCTGGAAAACCTGGGCTGGGTGCGCCTGCACTGGAACAGCAACCTGGACAACCTCCGCCTCTGGGACGAGGAGACGGCCATCGCCGAAGCCCGGCGCTTCCAGCGGGCGGGGGGCTCCTGTATCGTGGACGCGACGATCGTTGGCCTGGGGCGGGATCCCCTCGCTCTCGCCCGCGTCGCCCGGGCCACCGGTTTGCATATCGTTATGGGCACCGGCTACTATGTGGCCGCCGCCCACCCGTCGGACATGGACGCCCGCACCGAGGCGTCCCTGGCCGAGGAGATGGTGCGTGATATCACCGCGGGTGTGGGCGACACGGGGGTGAAGGCGGGAATTATTGGGGAGATAGGGTGTTCCTGGCCTTTGCACCCGCGGGAGCGGATGGTGTTGCGTGCCGCCGCCCGCGCCCAACGGCGCACCGGGGCATCCCTCCTGATTCACCCCGGCCGTGCCGAAGAGGCCCCGTGGGAAATCCTGCAGGTTTTGCAGGAGGCGGGGGCCGACCTGACGCGGGTAGTCATGGGACACCTCGACCGTACCGTGTTTCATCGCTCCACTTTGTTGCGCATTGCCCAGACGGGGTGCGTGTTGGAATGGGACCTCTTCGGCCAGGAGACCTGGCACTACCCCCTCAACCCAGCGGTGGACATGCCCAGCGACGCCCAACGCTTAGAGACCATCCGCTGGTGCGTGAGCCAAGGGTTGGGCGAGCGGATCGTCATCGCCCACGACATCTGCACCAAACACCGCCTGGCCCGCTACGGCGGGCACGGATATGGCTACATCTTGGAGCACATCGTCCCCACTATGCGCCGGCGGGGCTTTACGGAGGAGCAGATAGAGACTATCCTCGTCCACACCCCGCGCCGTCTGCTGACCTTAGCTGAGCCCCGCGAGTAA
- the ispG gene encoding flavodoxin-dependent (E)-4-hydroxy-3-methylbut-2-enyl-diphosphate synthase → MKPRRVTKPLWVGPVKIGGDAPISVQSMTKTDTRDVAATVRQIKELEDVGCEIVRCAVPDLEAARALADIKRQVKIPIIADIHFHHHLALEAIASGVDGLRLNPGNLRDADKVRQVVKAAKERGIPIRVGVNFGSLPPVGAIGKSGGFSRVYDMVNRLPKAGEAKPGEYSVVDHMVATALWEIQILEDMDFDNIKISLKAFDVPTTIEAYRRIAKLVPYPLHLGITEAGTVKAGSIRSAVGIGYLLYEGIGDTIRVSLSGDPREEVFTGFEILKSLNLRQKGVTLIACPSCGRADVDVVRLANEVDALIKGLNATIRVAVMGCEVNGPGEAKDADVGIAAGAGRAVIFRKGQKVRVVGADQMLSALMEEVHKLLAEQGQPVGTPS, encoded by the coding sequence ATGAAGCCACGCCGTGTCACCAAGCCTCTGTGGGTCGGCCCCGTCAAGATCGGGGGGGATGCCCCCATCTCCGTCCAGTCCATGACCAAGACTGACACGCGCGATGTGGCCGCCACCGTGCGCCAAATCAAGGAACTGGAGGACGTGGGGTGCGAGATCGTGCGGTGCGCCGTGCCCGACTTGGAGGCGGCCCGTGCCCTGGCCGACATCAAACGCCAGGTGAAAATCCCCATCATCGCCGACATCCACTTCCATCACCACCTGGCCTTGGAGGCCATCGCCAGCGGGGTAGACGGCCTGCGCCTCAACCCTGGCAACCTGCGGGACGCCGATAAGGTGCGTCAGGTGGTCAAAGCGGCCAAGGAGCGGGGCATCCCCATCCGCGTGGGGGTGAACTTCGGGAGCCTGCCCCCGGTGGGGGCCATAGGCAAGAGCGGGGGCTTCTCCCGGGTCTACGATATGGTCAACCGTCTCCCCAAAGCCGGCGAGGCCAAGCCCGGGGAATACAGTGTGGTCGACCACATGGTCGCCACCGCCCTGTGGGAGATTCAAATCCTGGAAGATATGGACTTTGACAACATCAAAATCTCCCTGAAGGCTTTTGATGTGCCCACCACCATTGAGGCCTACCGGCGCATCGCCAAGTTGGTGCCCTACCCGCTTCACCTGGGCATCACCGAAGCGGGGACGGTCAAGGCGGGCTCCATCCGGAGCGCAGTGGGCATTGGGTACCTGCTCTACGAAGGCATCGGCGACACCATCCGCGTCTCCCTGTCCGGCGACCCACGGGAGGAGGTGTTCACAGGGTTTGAGATCCTCAAGTCCCTGAACCTGCGCCAGAAGGGGGTAACCCTCATCGCCTGCCCCTCCTGCGGACGAGCCGATGTGGATGTGGTGCGCCTGGCCAACGAGGTAGATGCCCTGATCAAGGGCCTCAACGCCACCATCCGCGTCGCCGTCATGGGGTGCGAGGTGAACGGGCCGGGGGAGGCTAAGGATGCCGATGTGGGCATCGCTGCAGGGGCGGGGCGGGCCGTCATCTTCCGTAAGGGGCAGAAGGTGCGGGTGGTGGGAGCTGACCAGATGCTCTCGGCCCTGATGGAGGAGGTGCACAAACTGCTGGCCGAGCAGGGACAGCCCGTCGGCACACCCTCCTGA
- a CDS encoding site-2 protease family protein codes for MGVAVTILIFIGVLAVLILVHELGHFVTARLFGVRVLEFGIGYPPRLVGIRWGETLYSLNLLPLGGFVRLEGEEAPTSPRSLASKGILTRFTILIAGSAMNALLPLVIFSALFMVPTPEVQGKVAVVSVAPDSPAAKAGLKPGDIILSIDGHPIRNNGDLSRLVRLNLGRPTVWEVERPTYLLTQPIGGGGEFGGGRPPVAKVERFTTVVTPRWRFPEGQGPTGILVRVWEPQVVQRSEPFWRAVPLGAVRLWEVLILFRNEVIRAIIGGSSFQFAGPIGIAQATGEVAQLGWMALLQWTALLSLNLAILNVLPIPMLDGGRLLFLAIEFVRRGKRISPQREGLVHFIGFIVLLLFIVIVSYFDIVRLLRGENLIR; via the coding sequence ATGGGTGTCGCAGTAACCATCCTGATCTTCATCGGTGTGCTGGCCGTGCTCATCCTGGTGCACGAACTGGGGCACTTCGTGACAGCGCGTCTGTTTGGGGTGCGGGTGTTGGAGTTCGGCATCGGCTACCCCCCGCGCCTGGTCGGCATCCGCTGGGGGGAGACCCTCTACTCCCTGAACCTCTTGCCCCTGGGAGGGTTCGTGCGCCTGGAGGGGGAGGAGGCTCCCACCTCGCCTCGCAGTCTGGCCAGCAAAGGCATCCTCACCCGCTTCACCATCCTCATCGCCGGCTCGGCCATGAACGCCCTTTTGCCCCTGGTCATCTTCTCAGCCCTCTTCATGGTGCCCACCCCCGAAGTGCAGGGGAAGGTGGCTGTGGTCTCCGTGGCTCCTGACTCCCCAGCCGCCAAAGCTGGCCTGAAGCCTGGGGACATCATCCTCTCCATTGATGGCCACCCTATCCGCAACAATGGCGACCTGTCACGGTTGGTGCGCCTCAACCTGGGGCGTCCGACGGTATGGGAAGTAGAGCGCCCCACCTATTTGCTCACCCAACCCATCGGCGGGGGTGGGGAGTTCGGAGGCGGACGCCCCCCCGTGGCGAAGGTGGAGCGCTTCACCACTGTGGTAACCCCCCGCTGGCGTTTCCCCGAAGGACAAGGCCCCACGGGTATCCTGGTGCGGGTGTGGGAACCCCAAGTAGTCCAACGCTCCGAACCTTTCTGGAGGGCCGTGCCTCTGGGGGCAGTGCGCCTGTGGGAGGTGCTCATCCTGTTCCGCAACGAAGTCATCCGTGCCATCATCGGCGGGTCCTCCTTCCAGTTCGCCGGCCCTATCGGCATCGCCCAAGCCACCGGGGAGGTAGCCCAGTTGGGGTGGATGGCCCTGCTGCAGTGGACGGCTCTGCTGAGCCTCAACCTGGCCATTCTCAATGTGCTTCCCATCCCCATGCTGGACGGGGGCCGGCTGCTCTTCCTGGCCATAGAGTTCGTGCGTCGGGGAAAGCGCATCTCTCCCCAGAGGGAGGGGTTGGTGCACTTCATCGGCTTCATTGTGCTCCTGCTGTTCATCGTTATCGTCAGTTACTTCGACATCGTCCGCTTGCTGCGGGGCGAGAACCTGATACGGTAA
- the dxr gene encoding 1-deoxy-D-xylulose-5-phosphate reductoisomerase, translated as MKGIVILGSTGSIGQQTLEILRTFPHEFQVRGLAANSNRDLLVRQAWETRPQAVWCGESLPKDILPPGTACVDALDALVDLPDVHLVVVATVGLSGLKPTLSSIRRGIPVALANKETIVAAGGFVMAEASRYQTPILPIDSEPSAIWQCLVGEEQTPTRLILTASGGALRTRPLHELPSVTPEEALRHPTWKMGKKITIDSATLMNKAFEVIEAHWLFGMPWERIEVVVHPQSIVHSMVEFPDGSIKAQLGVPDMRLPIQYALFYPRRMPNAAIPRLDFRTALTLVFEPLDTARYPCFSLALEAAKRGGSYPAVLNGADEAAVDLFLQRRIAFTDIPRLVGHALEAHSPVSNPTVDDLLQADAWARREVHRVVGAQMPWVSQ; from the coding sequence GTGAAGGGCATCGTTATTCTGGGCTCCACCGGTTCCATCGGCCAACAGACCCTGGAAATCCTCCGCACCTTTCCCCACGAGTTCCAGGTGCGGGGGCTGGCCGCCAACTCCAACCGCGACCTTCTTGTACGCCAAGCGTGGGAGACCCGTCCCCAAGCGGTGTGGTGTGGTGAGAGCCTCCCCAAAGACATCCTCCCCCCAGGCACGGCGTGTGTAGATGCCCTGGACGCCCTGGTCGACCTCCCCGATGTGCACCTGGTGGTGGTGGCCACAGTGGGCCTGTCGGGCCTAAAGCCCACCCTGTCCAGCATCCGTCGGGGCATCCCAGTGGCTTTGGCCAATAAGGAGACCATTGTGGCCGCCGGCGGGTTCGTGATGGCCGAGGCATCCCGGTATCAAACGCCCATTCTCCCCATCGATAGCGAGCCCAGCGCCATCTGGCAATGCCTGGTAGGGGAGGAGCAGACCCCCACCCGCCTCATCCTGACCGCCTCGGGGGGGGCCTTGCGGACCCGCCCCCTGCACGAGTTGCCCTCGGTTACCCCTGAAGAGGCTTTGCGCCACCCTACCTGGAAGATGGGCAAAAAGATTACCATAGACTCGGCCACCCTCATGAACAAGGCCTTTGAGGTCATTGAGGCCCACTGGCTGTTCGGAATGCCGTGGGAGCGGATAGAGGTGGTGGTGCATCCCCAGAGCATCGTCCACAGCATGGTGGAGTTCCCCGACGGCTCCATCAAGGCCCAACTGGGCGTGCCCGACATGCGCCTGCCCATTCAGTACGCCCTCTTTTACCCTCGGCGCATGCCCAATGCGGCCATACCTCGCTTGGACTTCCGCACGGCCCTGACCCTGGTCTTTGAGCCTTTGGACACGGCGCGCTACCCCTGTTTCTCCCTTGCCCTGGAGGCAGCCAAGCGGGGAGGCTCCTACCCCGCGGTGCTCAACGGGGCCGATGAGGCGGCCGTGGACCTGTTCCTGCAACGGCGCATCGCCTTCACCGATATTCCCCGTCTGGTGGGCCACGCCTTGGAGGCCCACTCCCCCGTGTCCAATCCCACGGTGGACGACCTATTGCAGGCCGACGCATGGGCACGGCGCGAGGTGCATCGGGTGGTGGGAGCACAGATGCCATGGGTGTCGCAGTAA
- a CDS encoding phosphatidate cytidylyltransferase — translation MPSPHHKDLVRRLATAAVGLPIVVGAIWLGQPWLDILVGLVALIGTGEALRLCRSAGLRPVEPLGIASAAGLVACASLGNPFHPGAVSGMVLATFAALLLRRGQANALADGAGTVTSALYAGGLVAFALPLRALPQGREWLLLALLATFAVDTAAYGVGTLLGRHRLAPAISPGKTWEGAMGGLAGGVGATLLLDAFLGLPLSWGLAIACGLAVGILAQVGDLAQSLLKRSAGVKDSGHILPGHGGVLDRLDSVVFVLPVVYYGVGWLGMRG, via the coding sequence ATGCCCTCGCCCCATCACAAGGACCTTGTTCGCCGCCTGGCGACCGCAGCCGTAGGCTTGCCTATAGTGGTGGGGGCCATCTGGCTGGGACAACCGTGGTTGGACATACTCGTGGGCCTTGTCGCCCTTATCGGCACGGGGGAGGCCCTGCGCCTCTGCCGCTCGGCTGGACTGCGCCCTGTAGAACCTTTGGGGATAGCAAGCGCAGCGGGATTGGTGGCGTGCGCCTCTCTGGGGAATCCCTTTCATCCTGGGGCGGTGAGCGGTATGGTGCTGGCCACCTTCGCCGCCCTGCTCCTGCGGAGGGGACAGGCTAACGCCCTGGCCGACGGAGCGGGAACGGTGACCAGTGCCCTGTATGCGGGGGGGCTGGTGGCGTTCGCCCTGCCCCTGCGCGCCCTCCCTCAGGGGCGGGAGTGGCTCCTCCTGGCCCTTCTGGCCACTTTCGCCGTGGACACTGCGGCCTATGGGGTGGGCACCCTCCTGGGGCGGCATCGGCTGGCACCCGCCATTAGCCCGGGCAAGACCTGGGAGGGCGCCATGGGCGGTCTGGCTGGCGGAGTGGGGGCAACCCTCCTGCTGGACGCTTTTCTGGGCCTGCCCCTCTCCTGGGGCTTGGCCATCGCCTGCGGGCTGGCAGTCGGCATCCTGGCCCAGGTGGGTGACCTGGCCCAGTCCCTGCTGAAGCGCTCGGCGGGGGTGAAAGACAGCGGACACATACTGCCAGGGCATGGGGGCGTGCTGGATAGGTTGGATTCCGTTGTCTTTGTGCTCCCCGTCGTGTATTATGGGGTGGGATGGCTCGGTATGCGAGGGTAG
- a CDS encoding isoprenyl transferase, whose product MQTQARPSPNIRTNGSQPIPRHVAIIMDGNGRWATQRNLPRLEGHRAGTENVRRVVQAFADRGVRYLTLYAFSTENWSRPKEEVQGLLDLLEATIQREGKALHKEKVRIRHLGRLDRLPPSLQQAIREVLALTAHNDGFTLSVALDYGGRDEIVSAVRRIVQDGIPPEQVDEVLFARYLYTADLPDPDLIIRTAAEQRLSNFLLWQAAYSEFYFTPTLWPDFNEEEVARALEAYAHRQRRYGGLPPSPNGASRP is encoded by the coding sequence ATGCAAACCCAGGCTCGACCATCCCCGAATATCCGCACTAACGGCTCCCAGCCTATTCCCCGCCATGTGGCCATCATTATGGACGGCAACGGGCGATGGGCAACCCAGCGCAACCTCCCCCGCTTGGAGGGCCACCGTGCCGGCACAGAGAATGTGCGACGCGTGGTTCAGGCCTTCGCCGACAGGGGCGTGCGTTACCTCACCCTCTACGCCTTCTCCACCGAGAACTGGTCGCGCCCCAAAGAGGAGGTGCAAGGCCTCCTCGACCTGTTGGAAGCCACCATCCAACGGGAGGGCAAAGCCCTGCATAAAGAGAAGGTGCGTATCCGCCACCTGGGGCGGCTGGATCGCCTCCCCCCCTCCCTGCAACAGGCCATTCGGGAGGTGCTGGCCCTCACCGCCCACAACGATGGCTTCACCCTTTCGGTCGCCTTGGACTACGGGGGGCGGGACGAAATCGTCAGCGCCGTGCGCCGCATCGTGCAGGACGGGATTCCCCCGGAGCAGGTGGACGAGGTGCTGTTCGCCCGCTACCTGTATACCGCTGACCTGCCAGACCCGGACCTGATTATTCGCACCGCCGCAGAACAGCGCCTTTCCAACTTCCTCCTCTGGCAAGCGGCTTATAGCGAGTTTTACTTCACTCCCACTTTGTGGCCCGATTTCAACGAGGAGGAGGTGGCCCGCGCCCTGGAGGCCTACGCCCATCGTCAGCGCCGTTACGGGGGCCTCCCCCCCTCCCCTAACGGAGCATCGCGCCCTTAG
- the frr gene encoding ribosome recycling factor has protein sequence MTTHSILADAENRMKKAVEVLRRELQNMRTGRAHPALLDRITVDYYGTPTPITQLATVTAPDARLLIVQPWDKNTLRLIERAILNSDLGITPTNDGQVLRLPIPPLTEERRRELVRLVHKKVEEGRIAIRNIRRDALEKIRSMERNKELGEDDSRRTQERLQKLTDTYIGQMDTLGQEKEKEILAG, from the coding sequence ATGACCACCCACAGCATCCTGGCCGACGCCGAAAACCGCATGAAGAAGGCCGTCGAGGTGTTGCGCAGGGAACTCCAGAACATGCGCACGGGACGGGCCCACCCCGCTTTGTTGGACCGCATCACAGTGGACTACTATGGCACTCCCACACCCATCACTCAACTAGCCACGGTAACCGCCCCCGATGCCCGCCTGTTGATTGTCCAACCCTGGGACAAAAACACCCTGCGCCTCATTGAACGGGCCATCCTCAACTCCGACCTGGGTATTACGCCCACCAACGACGGTCAGGTCCTGCGTCTGCCTATCCCCCCCCTTACCGAGGAACGGCGGCGGGAACTGGTGCGCCTTGTCCACAAAAAGGTAGAGGAGGGGCGCATCGCCATCCGCAACATCCGCCGGGATGCCTTAGAAAAAATCCGTAGTATGGAGCGTAACAAGGAACTGGGTGAGGACGATAGCCGCCGCACCCAGGAGCGCCTGCAAAAGTTAACCGACACCTACATCGGCCAGATGGATACCCTGGGCCAGGAGAAGGAAAAGGAGATCCTGGCCGGCTAA